The following are encoded together in the Juglans microcarpa x Juglans regia isolate MS1-56 chromosome 2D, Jm3101_v1.0, whole genome shotgun sequence genome:
- the LOC121249178 gene encoding sec1 family domain-containing protein MIP3 isoform X3: protein MAHSSYPDSPLGPDAYHEYESLLVQDYEELVKKSKTKSTMLKDNNLREISTFQDEGWSQLTSSEGDIPHLESSLTGSDIYDKIGHPEDTGQKLVVSVHHFPMILCPFSPRVFVFPSKGSIAEAHLSAEHKDSLSPGLPPLSTGLLSDGDDVPPGATLTAHFLYHLAAKMDLKMEIFSLGDLSRTVGKILMDMSSLYDVGRRRRSAGLLIVDRTLDLLTPCCHGDSLVDRMFSSLPRRERTTSSNQMKGSQTQLKHGPSNLQRAPLDVQIPLQEILREEDCMTDNLRLLESIEAFLCTWDSSNSASQIVDLTNPSKKVNNKGSLNSEVELFSGSFVSTENFRGTPYLQAILDRRTKDGAILIKKWLQETFRRENINVNMKSHPGFAISELQPMIKALARSQPSLLRNKGIIQLAAAALVALDKSHCARWDAFISAENILSASAGDTTQSLAAQIGDIVNKSALVGSRQQKDGKTKASQGVLSFQDALLLIVTGYILAGENFPTSGLDGPFSWQEEHLLKEAIVDAILENPSIAKLKFLHGLAEDLEANLNRMRFEETRQVSSNQLQIDDFDDDQWGSWGDEETDNNNDKEQVYGDMQLKLELRDRVDNLFRFLHKLSSLKTRNSPLRDGAFTSESSFIGDPYTNKGLLYKLLTRVLGKYDVPGLEYHSSTVGRLFKSGFGRFGLGQAKPSLADQSIILVFVIGGINGLEVREAQEAFSEAGRPDIELIICGTTYLSPDDMLDLLLGDSSYF, encoded by the exons ATGGCTCACTCTTCATATCCTGATTCGCCCCTGGGACCAGATGCATATCATGAATACGAATCCTTGCTTGTCCAAGATTATGAGGAACTTGTTAAGAAATCCAAGACAAAGTCTACAATGCTCAAAGATAACAACTTAAGGGAAATTTCAACCTTTCAAGATGAGGGATGGTCGCAACTCACCTCCAGTGAAGGGGACATTCCTCACCTTGAATCTAGTTTAACTGGAAGTGATATATACGATAAAATAGGTCACCCCGAAGATACAGGGCAAAAATTGGTTGTTTCTGTGCATCACTTCCCCATGATCTTGTGTCCTTTTTCACCAAGggtctttgtttttccttccaaAGGATCAATTGCTGAAGCGCACTTGTCAGCTGAACACAAGGATTCCCTTAGTCCAGGATTGCCTCCCTTAAGTACTGGATTGCTTTCTGATGGTGATGATGTTCCTCCTGGGGCAACTCTTACAGCACATTTTCTTTATCATCTGGCTGCCAAG ATGGACTTGAAGATGGAAATATTTTCCCTTGGTGATCTGTCCAGAACTGTTGGGAAGATATTGATGGACATGTCAAGTCTTTATGATGTTGGCCGCCGTAGACGATCGGCGGGGCTGTTAATAGTTGACCGCACACTTGATCTTCTAACCCCTTGCTGCCATGGGGACTCACTGGTTGACCGCATGTTTTCATCTTTGCCCCGTAGGGAAAGAACAACATCCTCTAACCAAATGAAAGGCTCGCAAACCCAACTCAAGCATGGTCCTTCTAATCTGCAGCGTGCTCCTCTCGATGTTCAGATACCACTTCAAGAGATTTTAAGAGAAGAAGATTGCATGACAGATAATCTTCGGCTTTTGGAAAGCATTGAAGCTTTTCTGTGCACATGGGATTCTAGTAACTCTGCCTCTCAAATTGTAGATTTAACTAATCCAAGCAAAAAAGTTAACAATAAAGGGTCCCTTAACTCTGAAGTTGAGCTATTTAGTGGATCCTTTGTCTCCACCGAAAATTTCCGTGGAACACCATATTTGCAAGCTATACTAGATAGACGAACCAAGGATGGGGCCATACTGATAAAGAAATGGCTCCAAGAAACATTTCGTCGGGAAAATATAAATGTGAATATGAAAAGTCATCCTGGCTTTGCAATATCAGAGTTGCAACCTATGATTAAAGCACTAGCTAGAAGCCAACCATCTTTGCTGAGGAATAAAGGAATTATTCAGTTAGCGGCAGCTGCATTAGTTGCCCTTGATAAATCACATTGTGCCAGATGGGATGCATTTATCAGTGCTGAAAACATATTGAGTGCAAGTGCTGGAGACACAACCCAGAGTCTCGCAGCTCAAATTGGAGATATTGTCAATAAGAGTGCTTTGGTGGGATCACGTCAACAGAAGGATGGAAAAACGAAGGCATCACAAGGGGTACTTTCTTTTCAGGATGCTTTGCTTCTTATTGTTACTGGTTATATATTAGCAGGTGAGAATTTCCCCACCTCTGGATTGGACGGGCCTTTTTCTTGGCAAGAGGAGCATCTACTGAAAGAGGCTATCGTGGATGCTATTCTTGAAAACCCATCAATAGCAAAACTAAAGTTTCTCCATGGTCTAGCAGAAGACCTCGAAGCCAACCTGAACAGGATGAGATTTGAGGAAACCAGACAAGTCTCTTCAAATCAATTACAAATtgatgattttgatgatgatCAATGGGGTAGCTGGGGTGATGAAGAAACTGATAACAATAATGACAAAGAGCAAGTGTACGGTGATATGCAGCTGAAGTTGGAGTTGCGTGATAGGGTAGATAACCTTTTCAGGTTCCTTCACAAGTTATCAAGCTTGAAGACAAGGAACTCACCATTGAGAGATGGGGCATTTACTTCAGAAAGTAGTTTCATTGGAGATCCCTATACAAATAAAGGATTACTTTATAAGCTTCTAACCAGGGTTTTGGGCAAGTATGATGTACCTGGGTTGGAATACCATTCCTCTACCGTCGGGCGACTTTTCAAAAGTGGTTTTGGAAGATTTGGCCTTGGGCAG GCAAAACCTAGTCTTGCTGATCAAAGCATCATTCTTGTTTTTGTTATCGGGGGCATCAATGGTCTCGAG GTACGCGAAGCTCAGGAGGCTTTCTCTGAAGCTGGAAGACCTGACATCGAATTGATTATTTGCGGAACTACTTATCTATCTCCCGATGACATGCTTGATTTGCTATTGGGGGACTCTAGTTACTTTTGA
- the LOC121249178 gene encoding sec1 family domain-containing protein MIP3 isoform X2 gives MKMAHSSYPDSPLGPDAYHEYESLLVQDYEELVKKSKTKSTMLKDNNLREISTFQDEGWSQLTSSEGDIPHLESSLTGSDIYDKIGHPEDTGQKLVVSVHHFPMILCPFSPRVFVFPSKGSIAEAHLSAEHKDSLSPGLPPLSTGLLSDGDDVPPGATLTAHFLYHLAAKMDLKMEIFSLGDLSRTVGKILMDMSSLYDVGRRRRSAGLLIVDRTLDLLTPCCHGDSLVDRMFSSLPRRERTTSSNQMKGSQTQLKHGPSNLQRAPLDVQIPLQEILREEDCMTDNLRLLESIEAFLCTWDSSNSASQIVDLTNPSKKVNNKGSLNSEVELFSGSFVSTENFRGTPYLQAILDRRTKDGAILIKKWLQETFRRENINVNMKSHPGFAISELQPMIKALARSQPSLLRNKGIIQLAAAALVALDKSHCARWDAFISAENILSASAGDTTQSLAAQIGDIVNKSALVGSRQQKDGKTKASQGVLSFQDALLLIVTGYILAGENFPTSGLDGPFSWQEEHLLKEAIVDAILENPSIAKLKFLHGLAEDLEANLNRMRFEETRQVSSNQLQIDDFDDDQWGSWGDEETDNNNDKEQVYGDMQLKLELRDRVDNLFRFLHKLSSLKTRNSPLRDGAFTSESSFIGDPYTNKGLLYKLLTRVLGKYDVPGLEYHSSTVGRLFKSGFGRFGLGQAKPSLADQSIILVFVIGGINGLEVREAQEAFSEAGRPDIELIICGTTYLSPDDMLDLLLGDSSYF, from the exons ATGAAG ATGGCTCACTCTTCATATCCTGATTCGCCCCTGGGACCAGATGCATATCATGAATACGAATCCTTGCTTGTCCAAGATTATGAGGAACTTGTTAAGAAATCCAAGACAAAGTCTACAATGCTCAAAGATAACAACTTAAGGGAAATTTCAACCTTTCAAGATGAGGGATGGTCGCAACTCACCTCCAGTGAAGGGGACATTCCTCACCTTGAATCTAGTTTAACTGGAAGTGATATATACGATAAAATAGGTCACCCCGAAGATACAGGGCAAAAATTGGTTGTTTCTGTGCATCACTTCCCCATGATCTTGTGTCCTTTTTCACCAAGggtctttgtttttccttccaaAGGATCAATTGCTGAAGCGCACTTGTCAGCTGAACACAAGGATTCCCTTAGTCCAGGATTGCCTCCCTTAAGTACTGGATTGCTTTCTGATGGTGATGATGTTCCTCCTGGGGCAACTCTTACAGCACATTTTCTTTATCATCTGGCTGCCAAG ATGGACTTGAAGATGGAAATATTTTCCCTTGGTGATCTGTCCAGAACTGTTGGGAAGATATTGATGGACATGTCAAGTCTTTATGATGTTGGCCGCCGTAGACGATCGGCGGGGCTGTTAATAGTTGACCGCACACTTGATCTTCTAACCCCTTGCTGCCATGGGGACTCACTGGTTGACCGCATGTTTTCATCTTTGCCCCGTAGGGAAAGAACAACATCCTCTAACCAAATGAAAGGCTCGCAAACCCAACTCAAGCATGGTCCTTCTAATCTGCAGCGTGCTCCTCTCGATGTTCAGATACCACTTCAAGAGATTTTAAGAGAAGAAGATTGCATGACAGATAATCTTCGGCTTTTGGAAAGCATTGAAGCTTTTCTGTGCACATGGGATTCTAGTAACTCTGCCTCTCAAATTGTAGATTTAACTAATCCAAGCAAAAAAGTTAACAATAAAGGGTCCCTTAACTCTGAAGTTGAGCTATTTAGTGGATCCTTTGTCTCCACCGAAAATTTCCGTGGAACACCATATTTGCAAGCTATACTAGATAGACGAACCAAGGATGGGGCCATACTGATAAAGAAATGGCTCCAAGAAACATTTCGTCGGGAAAATATAAATGTGAATATGAAAAGTCATCCTGGCTTTGCAATATCAGAGTTGCAACCTATGATTAAAGCACTAGCTAGAAGCCAACCATCTTTGCTGAGGAATAAAGGAATTATTCAGTTAGCGGCAGCTGCATTAGTTGCCCTTGATAAATCACATTGTGCCAGATGGGATGCATTTATCAGTGCTGAAAACATATTGAGTGCAAGTGCTGGAGACACAACCCAGAGTCTCGCAGCTCAAATTGGAGATATTGTCAATAAGAGTGCTTTGGTGGGATCACGTCAACAGAAGGATGGAAAAACGAAGGCATCACAAGGGGTACTTTCTTTTCAGGATGCTTTGCTTCTTATTGTTACTGGTTATATATTAGCAGGTGAGAATTTCCCCACCTCTGGATTGGACGGGCCTTTTTCTTGGCAAGAGGAGCATCTACTGAAAGAGGCTATCGTGGATGCTATTCTTGAAAACCCATCAATAGCAAAACTAAAGTTTCTCCATGGTCTAGCAGAAGACCTCGAAGCCAACCTGAACAGGATGAGATTTGAGGAAACCAGACAAGTCTCTTCAAATCAATTACAAATtgatgattttgatgatgatCAATGGGGTAGCTGGGGTGATGAAGAAACTGATAACAATAATGACAAAGAGCAAGTGTACGGTGATATGCAGCTGAAGTTGGAGTTGCGTGATAGGGTAGATAACCTTTTCAGGTTCCTTCACAAGTTATCAAGCTTGAAGACAAGGAACTCACCATTGAGAGATGGGGCATTTACTTCAGAAAGTAGTTTCATTGGAGATCCCTATACAAATAAAGGATTACTTTATAAGCTTCTAACCAGGGTTTTGGGCAAGTATGATGTACCTGGGTTGGAATACCATTCCTCTACCGTCGGGCGACTTTTCAAAAGTGGTTTTGGAAGATTTGGCCTTGGGCAG GCAAAACCTAGTCTTGCTGATCAAAGCATCATTCTTGTTTTTGTTATCGGGGGCATCAATGGTCTCGAG GTACGCGAAGCTCAGGAGGCTTTCTCTGAAGCTGGAAGACCTGACATCGAATTGATTATTTGCGGAACTACTTATCTATCTCCCGATGACATGCTTGATTTGCTATTGGGGGACTCTAGTTACTTTTGA
- the LOC121249178 gene encoding sec1 family domain-containing protein MIP3 isoform X1, whose amino-acid sequence MALVDVTKSCLDSIHQISEHIEGATLYLDAGSTESFQLIGAFPVLLDLGVCAVCSLENLCSLDVVVDWNLKSDNVSKIAVITSRLLSDAHRYILRCLTSHEGVHRCTIFTPISEMAHSSYPDSPLGPDAYHEYESLLVQDYEELVKKSKTKSTMLKDNNLREISTFQDEGWSQLTSSEGDIPHLESSLTGSDIYDKIGHPEDTGQKLVVSVHHFPMILCPFSPRVFVFPSKGSIAEAHLSAEHKDSLSPGLPPLSTGLLSDGDDVPPGATLTAHFLYHLAAKMDLKMEIFSLGDLSRTVGKILMDMSSLYDVGRRRRSAGLLIVDRTLDLLTPCCHGDSLVDRMFSSLPRRERTTSSNQMKGSQTQLKHGPSNLQRAPLDVQIPLQEILREEDCMTDNLRLLESIEAFLCTWDSSNSASQIVDLTNPSKKVNNKGSLNSEVELFSGSFVSTENFRGTPYLQAILDRRTKDGAILIKKWLQETFRRENINVNMKSHPGFAISELQPMIKALARSQPSLLRNKGIIQLAAAALVALDKSHCARWDAFISAENILSASAGDTTQSLAAQIGDIVNKSALVGSRQQKDGKTKASQGVLSFQDALLLIVTGYILAGENFPTSGLDGPFSWQEEHLLKEAIVDAILENPSIAKLKFLHGLAEDLEANLNRMRFEETRQVSSNQLQIDDFDDDQWGSWGDEETDNNNDKEQVYGDMQLKLELRDRVDNLFRFLHKLSSLKTRNSPLRDGAFTSESSFIGDPYTNKGLLYKLLTRVLGKYDVPGLEYHSSTVGRLFKSGFGRFGLGQAKPSLADQSIILVFVIGGINGLEVREAQEAFSEAGRPDIELIICGTTYLSPDDMLDLLLGDSSYF is encoded by the exons ATGGCTTTGGTTGATGTGACCAAATCTTGCCTTGATTCCATTCACCAG ATATCAGAGCACATTGAAGGTGCCACTCTCTACCTTGATGCTGGTTCTACAGAAAGTTTCCAACTTATTGGGGCGTTTCCTGTGTTGCTCGACCTTGGAGTTTGTGCTGTTTGTAGTTTGGAGAACCTGTGTTCTCTTGACGTG GTGGTTGATTGGAACTTGAAGTCTGATAATGTGAGCAAAATAGCGGTCATCACATCCCGTCTACTAAGTGATGCGCATCGGTACATTTTACGTTGCCTGACTAGTCATGAAGGTGTTCATCGTTGTACTATATTTACACCTATCTCAGAG ATGGCTCACTCTTCATATCCTGATTCGCCCCTGGGACCAGATGCATATCATGAATACGAATCCTTGCTTGTCCAAGATTATGAGGAACTTGTTAAGAAATCCAAGACAAAGTCTACAATGCTCAAAGATAACAACTTAAGGGAAATTTCAACCTTTCAAGATGAGGGATGGTCGCAACTCACCTCCAGTGAAGGGGACATTCCTCACCTTGAATCTAGTTTAACTGGAAGTGATATATACGATAAAATAGGTCACCCCGAAGATACAGGGCAAAAATTGGTTGTTTCTGTGCATCACTTCCCCATGATCTTGTGTCCTTTTTCACCAAGggtctttgtttttccttccaaAGGATCAATTGCTGAAGCGCACTTGTCAGCTGAACACAAGGATTCCCTTAGTCCAGGATTGCCTCCCTTAAGTACTGGATTGCTTTCTGATGGTGATGATGTTCCTCCTGGGGCAACTCTTACAGCACATTTTCTTTATCATCTGGCTGCCAAG ATGGACTTGAAGATGGAAATATTTTCCCTTGGTGATCTGTCCAGAACTGTTGGGAAGATATTGATGGACATGTCAAGTCTTTATGATGTTGGCCGCCGTAGACGATCGGCGGGGCTGTTAATAGTTGACCGCACACTTGATCTTCTAACCCCTTGCTGCCATGGGGACTCACTGGTTGACCGCATGTTTTCATCTTTGCCCCGTAGGGAAAGAACAACATCCTCTAACCAAATGAAAGGCTCGCAAACCCAACTCAAGCATGGTCCTTCTAATCTGCAGCGTGCTCCTCTCGATGTTCAGATACCACTTCAAGAGATTTTAAGAGAAGAAGATTGCATGACAGATAATCTTCGGCTTTTGGAAAGCATTGAAGCTTTTCTGTGCACATGGGATTCTAGTAACTCTGCCTCTCAAATTGTAGATTTAACTAATCCAAGCAAAAAAGTTAACAATAAAGGGTCCCTTAACTCTGAAGTTGAGCTATTTAGTGGATCCTTTGTCTCCACCGAAAATTTCCGTGGAACACCATATTTGCAAGCTATACTAGATAGACGAACCAAGGATGGGGCCATACTGATAAAGAAATGGCTCCAAGAAACATTTCGTCGGGAAAATATAAATGTGAATATGAAAAGTCATCCTGGCTTTGCAATATCAGAGTTGCAACCTATGATTAAAGCACTAGCTAGAAGCCAACCATCTTTGCTGAGGAATAAAGGAATTATTCAGTTAGCGGCAGCTGCATTAGTTGCCCTTGATAAATCACATTGTGCCAGATGGGATGCATTTATCAGTGCTGAAAACATATTGAGTGCAAGTGCTGGAGACACAACCCAGAGTCTCGCAGCTCAAATTGGAGATATTGTCAATAAGAGTGCTTTGGTGGGATCACGTCAACAGAAGGATGGAAAAACGAAGGCATCACAAGGGGTACTTTCTTTTCAGGATGCTTTGCTTCTTATTGTTACTGGTTATATATTAGCAGGTGAGAATTTCCCCACCTCTGGATTGGACGGGCCTTTTTCTTGGCAAGAGGAGCATCTACTGAAAGAGGCTATCGTGGATGCTATTCTTGAAAACCCATCAATAGCAAAACTAAAGTTTCTCCATGGTCTAGCAGAAGACCTCGAAGCCAACCTGAACAGGATGAGATTTGAGGAAACCAGACAAGTCTCTTCAAATCAATTACAAATtgatgattttgatgatgatCAATGGGGTAGCTGGGGTGATGAAGAAACTGATAACAATAATGACAAAGAGCAAGTGTACGGTGATATGCAGCTGAAGTTGGAGTTGCGTGATAGGGTAGATAACCTTTTCAGGTTCCTTCACAAGTTATCAAGCTTGAAGACAAGGAACTCACCATTGAGAGATGGGGCATTTACTTCAGAAAGTAGTTTCATTGGAGATCCCTATACAAATAAAGGATTACTTTATAAGCTTCTAACCAGGGTTTTGGGCAAGTATGATGTACCTGGGTTGGAATACCATTCCTCTACCGTCGGGCGACTTTTCAAAAGTGGTTTTGGAAGATTTGGCCTTGGGCAG GCAAAACCTAGTCTTGCTGATCAAAGCATCATTCTTGTTTTTGTTATCGGGGGCATCAATGGTCTCGAG GTACGCGAAGCTCAGGAGGCTTTCTCTGAAGCTGGAAGACCTGACATCGAATTGATTATTTGCGGAACTACTTATCTATCTCCCGATGACATGCTTGATTTGCTATTGGGGGACTCTAGTTACTTTTGA